A genome region from Streptomyces sp. NBC_01296 includes the following:
- a CDS encoding type III polyketide synthase, whose amino-acid sequence MATLCRPAVSVPEYVITMEETLELARSRHAGHPQLGLALRLIENTGVRTRHLVQPIGETLAHPGFEERNRLYAAEAKARVPLVVRRALEDGELRAAEIDVIIYVSCTGFMMPSLTAWLINTMGFPSNTRQLPIAQLGCAAGGAAINRAHDFCTAYPGANALIVACEFCSLCYQPTDIGIGSLLSNGLFGDGVAAAVVRGTGGHGISLERNGSYLVPGTEDWIAYDVRATGFHFLLDKRVPGTMEPLAPALRSLADGHGWDASDLDFYIVHAGGPRILEDLGTFLHVKPEAFRHSRATLTEYGNIASAVVLDALRRLFDEGGAADQARGLLAGFGPGITAEMALGRWSRTP is encoded by the coding sequence ATGGCGACCTTGTGTCGGCCGGCCGTGTCGGTTCCGGAGTACGTCATCACCATGGAGGAGACGCTCGAGCTCGCCCGCTCTCGTCATGCCGGCCATCCCCAACTCGGCCTCGCATTACGCCTGATCGAGAACACCGGGGTGCGAACCCGGCACCTCGTGCAGCCGATCGGTGAGACGCTCGCGCACCCGGGCTTCGAGGAGCGCAACAGGCTGTATGCGGCCGAGGCGAAGGCCCGCGTACCGCTGGTCGTTAGGCGCGCGCTGGAGGACGGCGAGCTGCGGGCCGCGGAGATCGACGTGATCATCTACGTGTCCTGCACCGGCTTCATGATGCCTTCGCTCACGGCCTGGCTCATCAACACGATGGGATTCCCCTCCAACACAAGACAGTTACCGATCGCTCAACTGGGCTGCGCGGCGGGTGGGGCTGCGATCAACCGGGCGCACGACTTCTGCACGGCCTATCCGGGGGCGAACGCCCTGATCGTGGCATGCGAGTTCTGCTCACTGTGCTACCAACCCACCGACATCGGCATCGGATCGCTGCTGTCCAACGGTCTGTTCGGTGACGGCGTGGCCGCCGCGGTCGTCCGCGGAACCGGTGGTCACGGCATCAGCCTGGAGCGCAACGGCTCCTACCTCGTTCCGGGGACGGAGGACTGGATCGCGTACGACGTACGGGCCACCGGCTTCCACTTCCTGCTGGACAAGCGCGTGCCGGGCACCATGGAACCGCTCGCCCCCGCGCTGCGCAGCCTCGCCGACGGGCACGGCTGGGACGCCTCGGACCTCGACTTCTACATCGTGCATGCCGGTGGGCCGCGGATCCTCGAGGACCTGGGCACCTTCCTCCACGTCAAGCCGGAGGCGTTCCGCCACAGCCGGGCCACGCTCACCGAGTACGGGAACATCGCGAGCGCCGTCGTACTGGACGCGCTACGCCGGCTGTTCGACGAGGGTGGCGCCGCCGACCAGGCGCGCGGCCTCCTGGCCGGGTTCGGCCCGGGCATCACGGCCGAGATGGCGCTTGGCCGCTGGAGCCGTACGCCGTGA